From the genome of Candidatus Aminicenantes bacterium, one region includes:
- a CDS encoding heavy metal translocating P-type ATPase, whose translation MSEKDSTATNESRLSFGIRGMTCATCARRIEQRLSKTPGVDFVSINLATERGFVTGSPALTLEKVGQSVREAGYNIDTEPPGQDVADRHFRRARANLFRALLITLPVTLLMILHMSGIHVRGIPWIEVVSGILLWAFPGRGTLRSAWIALVHRHTNMDSLVVMGSAAAWATGLMNGLGAPVLSFGSLATMLPALHLSGRYVESRLRRRAASAIHGLLALQPDEVDLIHESGTIRVPSESVKPESLIRVRSGERIPLDGTVANGRGLVDEAMVSGEPTPVPKNEGDAVISGTILQSGSLEIVVTHVGADTFLSRMIRLVEEAQSSKVPIQALADRITLVFIPVVTACALAAGAAWFWAYPHLQPLLQRAASWLPWVVWDAGAASTAIFAVVATLVVACPCALGLATPMALTTGSGAAAQRGLIIRNGEAIQMSQEMDALLLDKTGTLTQGHPRVVENTLSPEMVGVAAALEHHSIHPLAEAVVRYAESIHAPIPSRVEQIRETAGQGISGRVNGNRFYLGRPEKSGDYPHWLRAGYTVVELRRDEHAMGGLATADTLREDSAVSVARFRKEGIRVIMVTGDHEAAARAVAKAAGIDEVFAGLTPEEKVEIVHRLQRKGLQVGMVGDGLNDAAALKTADVGIAVGEGTDLAMESADMVIVRGGLSRVADAVDISRITFRAIRRNLFWAFFYNLLAIPLAMAALLHPLVAEAAMFFSSANVVLNASRVPGKVKQRLSE comes from the coding sequence ATGAGCGAGAAAGATTCCACCGCTACGAATGAATCCCGGCTCTCATTCGGCATTCGGGGTATGACCTGCGCAACCTGCGCACGCCGGATTGAACAGCGTTTGTCCAAGACGCCGGGAGTGGATTTCGTTTCCATCAACCTAGCAACGGAACGGGGCTTTGTGACCGGTTCACCCGCGCTGACCCTGGAAAAAGTGGGCCAGAGCGTCCGTGAGGCCGGGTACAACATCGATACCGAGCCCCCGGGACAGGATGTTGCTGATCGGCACTTTCGCCGGGCCCGGGCCAACCTGTTTCGAGCCCTGCTGATCACGCTTCCGGTCACCCTGTTGATGATCCTGCATATGTCCGGGATTCATGTCCGCGGTATACCGTGGATTGAGGTTGTTTCCGGGATTCTATTGTGGGCGTTTCCCGGCCGCGGCACCCTGCGCAGTGCCTGGATCGCCTTGGTTCATCGCCACACCAACATGGATTCCCTGGTTGTGATGGGCAGTGCCGCGGCCTGGGCTACCGGTTTAATGAATGGACTGGGGGCCCCGGTGCTCTCCTTCGGCAGCCTAGCCACCATGCTGCCGGCCCTGCATTTAAGCGGACGCTACGTGGAATCCCGGTTGCGACGTCGCGCCGCCTCGGCCATCCACGGCCTCCTGGCCCTGCAACCCGATGAAGTCGACCTCATCCATGAGAGCGGCACGATCCGCGTTCCCTCGGAAAGCGTCAAGCCGGAGAGTCTGATCCGGGTACGATCCGGAGAACGCATACCGCTGGACGGAACGGTTGCAAACGGCCGGGGCCTGGTGGATGAAGCCATGGTGTCGGGTGAACCCACCCCCGTACCCAAAAATGAGGGCGATGCGGTCATCAGCGGTACTATCCTGCAGTCGGGCTCCCTGGAGATTGTGGTTACCCACGTGGGAGCGGACACCTTTCTGTCCCGCATGATCCGCCTGGTCGAAGAAGCCCAATCATCAAAAGTGCCGATCCAGGCCCTGGCGGACCGCATTACCCTGGTGTTTATTCCCGTGGTCACCGCCTGCGCGCTGGCTGCAGGCGCGGCATGGTTCTGGGCGTATCCCCACCTGCAGCCCCTGCTGCAAAGGGCGGCGAGCTGGCTGCCCTGGGTGGTCTGGGATGCCGGCGCCGCATCCACCGCGATCTTTGCGGTCGTGGCGACACTGGTTGTCGCCTGTCCTTGCGCCCTGGGGCTGGCCACGCCCATGGCCTTGACAACCGGAAGTGGGGCAGCCGCACAACGCGGCCTGATCATCCGCAACGGCGAAGCCATCCAGATGTCACAGGAAATGGACGCGCTGCTTCTGGACAAGACCGGAACTCTGACCCAGGGTCATCCGCGCGTGGTTGAGAATACCCTGTCCCCTGAAATGGTCGGCGTGGCCGCCGCCCTGGAGCACCACTCCATTCATCCGCTGGCCGAGGCGGTGGTTCGCTACGCGGAAAGCATCCACGCTCCCATTCCGTCCAGGGTTGAGCAAATCCGTGAAACAGCCGGACAGGGAATCAGCGGCCGCGTGAACGGCAACCGATTCTATCTGGGACGCCCTGAAAAATCCGGCGATTACCCGCATTGGCTGCGGGCTGGATACACGGTTGTGGAGTTGCGCCGTGATGAACACGCAATGGGAGGATTGGCCACGGCGGACACCCTGCGCGAAGACAGCGCCGTTTCGGTGGCGCGGTTCCGCAAAGAGGGCATCCGTGTCATCATGGTAACCGGGGATCACGAAGCCGCGGCCCGGGCCGTGGCCAAGGCTGCAGGCATCGATGAGGTTTTTGCCGGTTTGACCCCCGAAGAAAAGGTGGAAATCGTACACCGCTTGCAGCGAAAGGGCTTGCAGGTGGGCATGGTGGGGGACGGACTCAACGACGCCGCCGCGCTGAAAACCGCGGATGTGGGCATTGCCGTGGGTGAGGGAACGGACCTGGCCATGGAAAGCGCGGATATGGTGATCGTTCGCGGTGGCCTTTCGCGGGTCGCGGATGCCGTTGACATCTCGCGAATTACTTTCCGCGCCATCCGCCGGAACCTCTTCTGGGCATTCTTTTACAATCTACTGGCCATCCCCCTGGCCATGGCCGCCCTGCTTCATCCACTGGTGGCCGAGGCCGCAATGTTCTTCAGCAGCGCCAACGTGGTGTTGAACGCGTCGCGGGTTCCCGGGAAAGTCAAACAAAGGCTGTCAGAGTAA
- a CDS encoding sigma-54-dependent Fis family transcriptional regulator produces MVQRIKRKVQEMLDRKQVSMAMIYDRNGHVLWCHGREINGHSIDEASGFCRTAVEESLKYGTSICRETVSGYTSLKGIRNADDSEGFGSVMIQPLDSSYFFYVDSGPKKEFSVEDRRAFQVIFEIMDEVVEHIRQSQRGVGGITGESPVIKDLRDQVLRFAVEDEPILLTGETGVGKNHVAKLIHRYSGRRGPFVVAHTPAIPEQLFERELFGHCRGAFTDARSDRQGLVAGARGGTLFLDEITEVPVSFQAKLLRFIESGNFRPLGEVQEKQSDVRVISATNRDVLRLVTEGRFREDLYYRIQVLQIGIPPLRERPQDIRHLVNTHQHFLKGKELAPGFWDVMLRHDWPGNIRELVTVLKRAGILLQSPINAEGIRLVIDHGCVRDKPVAADNCRVKTAWRRLDEGETFWEAVRKPFLERELNRPEVIEVIERALRLSRGRYRNILELFNLSAEEYKRFMNFVHQHRLRPTA; encoded by the coding sequence ATGGTGCAGCGTATCAAGCGCAAAGTCCAGGAGATGTTGGACCGCAAGCAGGTTTCCATGGCCATGATCTACGACCGGAACGGGCATGTATTGTGGTGTCATGGCCGGGAGATCAACGGTCACTCAATAGACGAAGCCTCGGGGTTTTGCCGCACCGCCGTAGAGGAAAGCCTGAAATACGGGACATCCATTTGCCGGGAAACGGTTTCCGGGTACACTTCATTGAAAGGAATCCGAAACGCTGACGACTCCGAAGGTTTCGGCAGTGTCATGATTCAGCCCCTGGATTCCTCTTATTTTTTCTATGTCGACAGTGGGCCCAAAAAGGAGTTTTCTGTTGAAGACCGGCGCGCATTCCAGGTGATTTTTGAGATTATGGACGAGGTCGTCGAGCATATTCGGCAATCTCAACGGGGAGTGGGAGGAATTACCGGAGAGAGTCCTGTTATCAAAGATCTGCGGGATCAGGTGCTGCGCTTCGCGGTTGAAGATGAGCCCATCTTGTTGACCGGCGAAACCGGAGTGGGCAAGAACCATGTCGCCAAATTGATCCACCGGTATTCCGGCCGCCGGGGGCCTTTTGTGGTGGCCCATACACCGGCCATTCCCGAACAGTTGTTTGAGCGTGAACTCTTCGGGCATTGCCGCGGAGCCTTTACCGACGCACGCAGCGATCGCCAGGGCCTGGTGGCCGGTGCCCGGGGAGGAACCCTTTTCCTGGACGAAATCACGGAAGTGCCCGTCTCCTTTCAGGCCAAGTTATTGCGCTTCATTGAATCCGGAAATTTTCGTCCCTTGGGTGAAGTGCAGGAAAAGCAATCGGATGTACGCGTAATTTCCGCCACGAATCGGGATGTATTGCGGCTGGTAACGGAAGGGCGTTTCCGCGAGGATCTTTACTATCGCATTCAGGTACTGCAGATCGGAATTCCCCCTTTGCGTGAGCGTCCGCAAGACATCCGTCATCTGGTCAACACCCATCAGCATTTTCTGAAAGGCAAAGAATTGGCGCCCGGATTCTGGGATGTCATGCTCCGGCATGACTGGCCGGGCAACATCCGTGAATTGGTTACCGTGCTCAAGCGGGCGGGCATCCTGTTGCAAAGCCCGATTAACGCGGAGGGGATTCGGCTGGTGATCGATCACGGCTGTGTGCGGGATAAACCGGTAGCCGCCGACAATTGCCGGGTCAAAACAGCATGGCGCCGTCTGGATGAAGGCGAGACATTCTGGGAAGCGGTGCGCAAACCTTTCCTGGAACGGGAATTGAATCGTCCGGAAGTGATCGAGGTGATTGAGCGCGCATTGCGTTTGAGCCGGGGTCGTTATCGCAATATCCTGGAGTTGTTCAACCTGTCGGCTGAAGAGTACAAACGTTTCATGAACTTCGTCCACCAGCATCGTTTGCGGCCGACGGCATAG
- a CDS encoding KH domain-containing protein: MKELVETVCKSLVDNPEEVSVTQIDGEQTTILELRVAQSDLGKVIGKQGRTARAIRTILAAAGMKQRRRFNLEIIERYEQ, from the coding sequence GTGAAAGAACTGGTGGAAACGGTATGCAAATCACTGGTTGACAATCCCGAAGAGGTTTCCGTGACCCAGATTGACGGCGAACAGACAACCATTCTTGAACTTCGTGTAGCACAGAGCGATCTTGGAAAAGTAATCGGCAAGCAGGGCCGGACCGCCAGGGCGATCCGGACGATTCTGGCCGCTGCCGGAATGAAACAGAGAAGGCGCTTTAACCTGGAAATCATCGAGCGTTACGAGCAGTAA
- the trmD gene encoding tRNA (guanosine(37)-N1)-methyltransferase TrmD, translated as MIFSVVTIFPQMIRDLLKFGLLGKAMEREIIRIDAFDLREFTRDKHRKVDDRPFGGGPGMVMKPTPLFRAVDHISGLRPGRVILFSAYAPILTQERVKALSMESHLILVCGRYEGVDQRFIDQRVDEELSIGPYVLMGGELAAAVLVESVARMITGVIGNSESVATDSYYREGQGAWPQYTQPRDFRGHVVPEVLLSGHHHEISEWRKKNCFHPPAERERKKKAD; from the coding sequence ATGATCTTTTCAGTGGTCACCATTTTCCCGCAGATGATTCGCGACCTGTTGAAATTCGGACTTCTGGGCAAAGCAATGGAACGCGAGATTATCCGCATAGACGCTTTTGATCTGAGAGAATTTACCCGCGACAAGCACCGCAAAGTGGATGACCGTCCTTTCGGCGGCGGTCCGGGTATGGTGATGAAACCGACTCCATTGTTCCGGGCTGTTGATCATATTTCCGGATTGCGTCCGGGCCGGGTGATCCTTTTTTCCGCTTACGCGCCCATTCTGACGCAGGAACGGGTAAAAGCATTATCCATGGAGTCCCACTTGATCCTGGTTTGCGGTCGCTATGAAGGCGTGGACCAGCGGTTTATTGATCAGCGCGTGGACGAAGAACTTTCCATTGGCCCTTATGTACTCATGGGAGGAGAACTGGCCGCGGCGGTTCTGGTCGAGAGCGTGGCGAGGATGATTACCGGTGTGATCGGAAACAGCGAATCCGTGGCCACGGATTCATATTACCGAGAAGGACAGGGCGCTTGGCCGCAATACACCCAACCCCGGGATTTTCGGGGCCATGTGGTTCCGGAGGTGTTGCTTTCCGGTCACCATCACGAAATCAGTGAATGGCGCAAAAAAAACTGTTTCCACCCGCCCGCCGAACGCGAAAGAAAAAAAAAGGCAGACTGA
- a CDS encoding efflux RND transporter permease subunit, whose translation MPLQYENNSVGGAGSDISLEESIGCIIQAGRTRLRPVLLTAITTILGLTPLALGMNINFASLLRSGSPYLYFGGDNSLFWGPMAWTVILGLTFATFLTLIVVPVMYRIGNQAKLKLAR comes from the coding sequence ATTCCACTACAATACGAAAATAATTCCGTCGGGGGCGCCGGCAGTGATATTTCCCTGGAAGAATCCATCGGGTGCATTATCCAGGCGGGAAGAACCCGCTTGCGTCCGGTGCTTTTGACCGCCATCACCACCATCCTGGGCTTGACTCCCTTGGCCCTGGGGATGAACATCAATTTCGCCTCGCTGTTGCGCTCAGGAAGTCCGTATTTATACTTCGGCGGAGACAATTCCCTGTTCTGGGGACCCATGGCGTGGACGGTGATCCTCGGCTTGACCTTTGCCACTTTTCTGACACTGATTGTGGTTCCCGTCATGTACCGTATCGGTAACCAGGCGAAACTGAAGTTGGCGCGGTAA
- a CDS encoding signal recognition particle protein, protein MLDNLSGRLTKVMRYLKGEATVTEDNMKQALREIRLSLLEADVNYLVVKEFVAKLRERALGQEVRESLTPYQQVVKLVQAELTRLLGETRKELGRAQRKPGVIMLVGLQGTGKTTTAGKLALFLKRRGDSVLLSSLDPKRLAAEEQLAAVAREVDVPCHRARTDISLERQVPGLLREARETGYDRVIADTAGRLHIDDTLMQELISLKRALNPEEVLFVGDALTGQDAVESARRFNEAVGISGIILTKMDADARGGAALSMVSATGKPIMFMGTGEKPDDLQPFHPDRLAAQILGMGDVLSLIERAEEELDQREAEQVARRMMRNEFTLEDFAAQLTQMTRLGSLQDIMGMLPRMGGKALALQGAELDDKNIVHMIAIIRSMTPQERSRPKLINGRRRLRIARGAGRSVQEVNRLLKGYQEMRKTMGKPMFRRMMKRFDISRKMG, encoded by the coding sequence ATGCTGGATAATTTAAGTGGACGCCTGACCAAGGTGATGCGCTACCTCAAAGGGGAAGCCACGGTCACGGAAGACAATATGAAACAGGCGTTGCGGGAGATCCGCCTTTCCCTGCTGGAAGCGGATGTGAACTACCTGGTGGTCAAGGAGTTTGTCGCCAAACTACGTGAACGCGCCCTGGGTCAGGAAGTGCGCGAAAGTTTAACCCCATACCAGCAGGTGGTCAAGCTCGTGCAGGCGGAATTGACGCGCTTACTGGGAGAAACGCGCAAAGAGTTGGGCCGGGCACAGCGCAAACCCGGAGTCATCATGCTGGTGGGCCTTCAGGGAACGGGAAAAACCACTACGGCCGGGAAACTGGCTCTTTTCCTGAAGCGCCGGGGAGACAGCGTGCTGTTGAGTTCCCTGGATCCCAAGCGACTGGCCGCGGAGGAGCAGTTGGCGGCCGTGGCCCGCGAAGTGGATGTTCCCTGCCACCGGGCGCGAACAGACATTTCCCTTGAGCGCCAGGTTCCCGGGTTGTTGCGGGAGGCCAGAGAAACGGGTTATGATCGCGTGATCGCCGACACGGCCGGGCGGCTGCACATTGATGACACGCTCATGCAGGAGTTGATCTCGTTGAAACGCGCGCTCAATCCGGAAGAGGTTTTGTTTGTCGGCGACGCCCTGACTGGTCAGGACGCGGTGGAGTCGGCACGTCGTTTCAATGAGGCGGTGGGGATTTCCGGAATCATTCTAACCAAGATGGACGCGGATGCCCGCGGCGGTGCCGCGTTGTCCATGGTCAGTGCCACGGGTAAGCCCATCATGTTCATGGGCACGGGGGAGAAGCCCGATGATCTGCAACCCTTCCATCCCGACCGCCTGGCCGCGCAGATTCTCGGAATGGGCGATGTGTTGTCGCTTATCGAACGGGCGGAAGAGGAACTGGACCAGCGGGAAGCCGAACAGGTGGCACGTCGCATGATGCGCAATGAGTTTACATTGGAAGATTTCGCCGCACAATTGACACAAATGACCCGGTTGGGATCTCTGCAGGACATCATGGGCATGCTGCCCCGGATGGGAGGTAAAGCCCTTGCCCTTCAAGGTGCTGAACTGGATGACAAGAATATCGTCCATATGATCGCCATTATCCGTTCCATGACACCACAGGAGCGCAGCCGACCCAAACTGATCAACGGTCGTCGCCGCTTGCGCATTGCACGCGGGGCCGGGCGTAGTGTCCAGGAAGTCAACCGCTTGTTGAAAGGCTACCAGGAGATGCGCAAAACCATGGGCAAACCCATGTTCCGCCGCATGATGAAAAGGTTTGACATTTCTCGGAAAATGGGGTAA
- a CDS encoding MATE family efflux transporter, with protein MSGDHRVEMLQGGMVRAILGLGIPLALASVVQTLYNLADAFWLGKLGSSALAAPVISFNIIFFIISLGMGFSVAGTSLVSQYMGSGNAEQARRAAGNLFSYMVGFSIFFVAVGLIWARDFLVLLRTPPEALQQTLDYYRIMVIGMPAAFPFFVYRAVMNGYGDTRSPLRIELISAGMNLILDPILIFGWLGMPVLGVSGAALATVLSRAVASGMGMWRFFRPNQGFFLRPRHLLPGWDLFSLMVRIGIPSSIGMSGASLGFLVLMGIVNRFGTEVVSAYGITIRVVHLFMMPAIGVSQAVTAIVGQNLGAGNVARARLAVNRGMRMVLGVLLPTMLATAFSGRWIIGIFIAAEPEVMALGQPIFRLVAPSVIFFAVVVMLNGVFQGAGHTLPVMFTNLSRIWIFRVPLVYYLAMVWLGGPGQPGAALGIWWGMLVSNALTAALMGSLYLRGNWTVPRIHSA; from the coding sequence ATGTCCGGAGATCACCGTGTTGAAATGCTTCAGGGAGGCATGGTCCGCGCCATTCTGGGGTTGGGCATTCCTTTGGCCCTGGCATCGGTGGTGCAGACTCTCTACAATCTGGCTGACGCGTTCTGGCTGGGCAAACTCGGTAGTTCAGCCCTGGCTGCACCGGTAATCTCTTTTAACATCATCTTTTTCATTATCTCGCTGGGCATGGGATTCTCCGTGGCCGGCACTTCACTGGTCTCCCAATACATGGGGAGCGGTAATGCGGAGCAGGCGCGCCGGGCGGCCGGCAACCTGTTTTCCTACATGGTGGGGTTTTCCATTTTTTTTGTGGCCGTGGGCCTGATCTGGGCCCGGGATTTCCTGGTTTTGTTGCGCACCCCGCCTGAGGCCTTGCAGCAGACGCTGGACTATTATCGCATCATGGTGATCGGCATGCCCGCGGCGTTCCCCTTTTTTGTGTATCGGGCGGTGATGAATGGATATGGCGATACCCGTTCCCCGTTGCGGATCGAGTTGATTTCGGCAGGAATGAATCTGATACTGGATCCGATTCTGATTTTCGGCTGGCTGGGAATGCCGGTCCTGGGTGTGAGCGGTGCCGCTTTGGCCACCGTCTTATCCCGGGCTGTGGCCTCCGGGATGGGAATGTGGCGGTTCTTCAGGCCCAACCAGGGTTTTTTCCTTCGTCCCCGCCATCTTTTGCCCGGGTGGGACTTGTTTTCCCTTATGGTGCGTATCGGCATACCCTCTTCAATCGGTATGTCCGGCGCTTCCCTGGGATTCCTGGTGTTGATGGGAATCGTCAACCGTTTCGGCACGGAAGTGGTATCCGCTTACGGCATTACCATCCGGGTGGTGCACCTGTTCATGATGCCGGCCATCGGCGTATCTCAGGCAGTAACCGCCATTGTGGGGCAGAATCTGGGCGCGGGAAATGTGGCCCGGGCGCGCCTGGCCGTCAACCGTGGCATGCGCATGGTCCTGGGCGTGTTGCTGCCCACCATGCTGGCGACCGCTTTCTCGGGGCGCTGGATCATCGGAATTTTTATTGCCGCGGAGCCGGAAGTCATGGCCCTGGGACAACCTATATTCAGGTTGGTGGCGCCCTCGGTAATCTTTTTTGCCGTGGTTGTGATGCTGAACGGGGTTTTCCAGGGTGCGGGGCACACACTTCCGGTCATGTTCACCAATCTGTCCCGGATCTGGATTTTTCGGGTTCCCCTGGTCTACTACCTGGCCATGGTCTGGCTCGGAGGTCCGGGGCAGCCGGGCGCCGCCCTGGGGATCTGGTGGGGCATGCTGGTTTCAAACGCGTTGACCGCCGCCTTGATGGGGAGCTTATATCTGCGGGGGAATTGGACCGTACCGCGGATCCACTCGGCGTGA
- a CDS encoding NAD-dependent succinate-semialdehyde dehydrogenase yields MPISAVNPATGKRIKDYMPLDAHALNAALDRAVAALEHWRGLPMEQRARVVRSAAEILSSRASEWAERMTTEMGKPISQSRAEAEKCAWVCAFYAQQGEKMLAMRDVATDAPSSYVRYDPLGVILGIMPWNFPFWQVFRFAVPAMIAGNAVLLKHASNVPGCALDIEAIWRESGLPPNLFQTLLVDAAAAESLIADPRVAAVSLTGSEEAGRCVAAAAGRVVKKTVLELGGSDAFVVLADADLKAAARAGAVSRTINSGQSCIAAKRFILVESVADDFVELFRESLRCMRVGDPMDEETEVGPLARDDLRRELHRQVEATVSAGAATLLGGAMPAGEGFFYPVTLLDHVTPDMVAAREETFGPVAAVLRVASEKQAVDVANSSRYGLGASLWTRDLDKGHDLAARVEAGAVFVNGMVKSDPRLPFGGIKSSGYGRELGMEGIREFVNIKSVWMDGRS; encoded by the coding sequence ATGCCCATATCTGCAGTGAATCCGGCGACCGGCAAACGGATCAAAGACTACATGCCCCTGGATGCGCACGCGTTGAACGCCGCATTGGACCGGGCCGTTGCCGCGCTTGAACATTGGCGCGGGTTGCCCATGGAACAGCGGGCGCGGGTGGTTCGTTCTGCGGCGGAAATATTGTCATCACGTGCGTCCGAGTGGGCGGAGCGAATGACCACGGAAATGGGCAAACCCATTTCTCAGTCCAGAGCCGAGGCTGAAAAATGCGCCTGGGTATGTGCGTTTTACGCGCAACAGGGAGAAAAGATGCTGGCCATGCGTGATGTTGCCACCGACGCCCCTAGCAGCTATGTGCGTTATGATCCCCTGGGGGTGATCCTGGGCATCATGCCGTGGAATTTTCCTTTCTGGCAGGTGTTTCGGTTTGCCGTTCCCGCGATGATAGCCGGAAATGCGGTCCTGTTGAAGCACGCATCCAATGTGCCGGGTTGTGCCCTGGACATTGAGGCCATCTGGCGTGAATCCGGTCTTCCCCCCAATCTTTTCCAGACCCTTCTGGTGGATGCCGCCGCAGCGGAATCTTTGATCGCGGACCCCAGGGTGGCGGCGGTTTCACTTACGGGAAGCGAGGAAGCGGGCCGGTGCGTGGCGGCTGCCGCGGGCCGGGTGGTAAAAAAGACCGTTCTGGAACTGGGTGGCAGCGATGCCTTTGTTGTTCTGGCGGATGCGGACCTGAAAGCGGCCGCCCGGGCCGGAGCCGTTTCCCGTACCATCAATTCGGGCCAGAGCTGTATCGCCGCCAAGCGTTTCATCTTGGTGGAGTCCGTGGCGGACGATTTTGTAGAGCTTTTTCGAGAATCACTGCGGTGCATGCGTGTGGGCGATCCCATGGATGAGGAAACAGAGGTGGGGCCGCTGGCCCGTGACGACCTCCGCCGCGAACTGCATCGGCAGGTTGAGGCAACGGTTTCCGCGGGCGCCGCCACGCTCCTGGGAGGAGCAATGCCTGCGGGAGAAGGCTTCTTTTATCCGGTCACTTTACTGGATCATGTCACGCCGGATATGGTCGCGGCCAGAGAGGAAACTTTCGGCCCGGTGGCGGCGGTGTTGCGTGTGGCCAGTGAAAAGCAGGCTGTTGACGTGGCCAATTCGTCCCGCTACGGACTGGGGGCTTCGCTATGGACACGGGACCTGGACAAGGGCCATGACCTGGCTGCCCGCGTAGAAGCGGGTGCCGTATTTGTGAATGGAATGGTAAAATCCGATCCTCGCTTGCCTTTCGGTGGTATTAAGTCATCGGGATACGGTCGCGAACTCGGGATGGAAGGAATACGTGAGTTTGTTAACATCAAGAGCGTGTGGATGGATGGTAGGTCGTGA
- a CDS encoding 30S ribosomal protein S16 — protein sequence MVAIRLTRAGTKHRPFYRIVAIDREKPRESRYIDLIGHYNPMSEPAEIKLDMEKYNEWIQKGAKPSQTVRSLLKKVLRSEN from the coding sequence ATGGTAGCCATACGACTGACCCGCGCCGGAACCAAACATCGACCCTTCTATCGAATTGTGGCGATTGACCGTGAAAAACCCAGAGAATCACGTTATATTGATTTGATCGGACATTATAACCCCATGAGTGAACCAGCTGAAATCAAACTCGACATGGAAAAATACAACGAGTGGATCCAAAAGGGAGCGAAACCATCCCAGACAGTGCGATCGCTGTTGAAAAAAGTCCTGCGATCTGAAAATTAA